In Astatotilapia calliptera chromosome 16, fAstCal1.2, whole genome shotgun sequence, one genomic interval encodes:
- the LOC113007490 gene encoding FERM and PDZ domain-containing protein 4-like isoform X1 yields MEIGKTGRHEICFGGSLDRYRQQKSHRTKSSGWPPPSGTWSASQGPPNGWDMGTNREGRDCYINHVSQSNSLEEVRLDGDKFVPPAPRKVEMRRDPVLGFGFVAGSEKPVVVRSVTPGGPSEGKLIPGDEIIMINDEAVSSAPRERVIDLVRSCKESILLTVVQPYPSPKSAFISAAKKAKLKTNPVKVRFAEEVIINGQVPETVKDNSLLFMPNVLKVYLENGQTKSFKFDSTTSIKDVILTLQEKLSIKSIEHFSLMLEQRAEGSASKLMLLHEQEMLTQVTQRPGSHKMKCFFRITFVPKDPVDLLRRDAVAFEYLYVQSCNDVVLERFGSELKYDMALRLAALQMYILTINTKQSQKVSLKYIEKEWGLALFLPPAVLSSMKEKNIKKALTHILKTNQNLVPPGKKLTALQAKVHYLKYLSDLRLYGGRVFKSTLVQGEKHTEVTLLVGPKYGISHVINTKTNLVALLADFSHVNRIEMYTEDENRVRVELHVLDVKPITLLMESVDAMNLACLTAGYYRLLVDSRRSIFNVAKNTDSMETSHATRAKQNYQPIECTYSTPHKGGEDRNNQRCSQEYSDQECDYLDRGRCEGQPVYITEIHQPQHSIHHAERVECCRVSCSQTYMNVPRPKPQDSSRSAKVSFIFGDPPLDSVNPQNLGYQRLMDEGPEILDNHSPMYRRLEDDYRMIEDGYQYSTKIFGPTECIEEPLLHDICYAETTDDAEDEDDISCEEDMVMSDIDKPTLLSLSGSSDDIIDLTSLPPPPEGNDEEDNDVLLHSLNMAIAAPPPGFRDSSDEEEQQGAGIRAHGACNDIPVSLIDSVPTHGAEGPGKPLDDAVVSTLQALEALAASEEQSPAQSESSTGVEISRAFSPDSSDSGNETNSSEMTESSELATAQRHSENHLRMHVAMAEGYHAMSEEKTEVSAPSDGGAGAMQYKPQEQQEEEAKSSSVTSSQIFHSNGGEMEPETMEIKSVSEYFTKMHIGSLMSRQRGKQRETESRIQGESCDSDKSNTASQDSAKEELPHLVGKYNAFTVRDSYYMNQLDLGRTHFKDRHQKWHQRVPGNKMAENLAPECVSDSQASHADRLTAKGEKQDLDERSQQLNAHLISPSKGPVPAQGDAASQDNERQQTKLSQSEPDVSRLYEYHVSKRMSSIQSEGIHSLQSSQCSSIDAGCSTGSSSCVTPMDSPLCATDNMHVLSESSLKGLSYVTAEEKAYGAHGQGKVSHPMDPTLLRKIHAATSAEPGFGITRDSSHRMPKIKETTACTQLKKAGKESSLALCNETSTTTTIMSPSSLQSSTEPKRLTQASPEPDPHTLAFPSSGSSCDPTTGSLRKLRRVRMLRRSWSTLMPGSRSLEVLFEKTKAILTGKNDSQNLQFQDPPKEQMTFSAKTLPTSLSQGSVACNSTGEQLLRGASLLMPEQTAPRLDTGAWKCRGPFSHCFLRRKSNTHAGDEGGEITSHDLHFDSSVSFYGKENTILRNYKAEWSKMASYMKNMSLKDRLAHINSMKGKTYSLHTGFALARKDALEMIGVLRSSVGQPSRIAMPEVSEADMETFAQLLLMQAKVLSSACSQMAVEYSSPEELLLTLTHSFHTLCCLTQACMSLVEGLSTDSERREVVAKVDEVVMNYVCLLKAAEAASGGSPGDQSVNALSHYSATMSAILNTLTHSLNTLLNKKTVILS; encoded by the exons CCACGTCTCCCAGAGCAACTCCCTGGAGGAAGTTCGTCTGGACGGAGACAAGTTTGTTCCGCCAGCGCCCCGGAAGGTGGAGATGAGGCGAGACCCAGTGCTTGGCTTTGGATTCGTAGCAGGCAGTGAGAAACCTGTGGTGGTTCGCTCAGTCACGCCAG GGGGTCCATCAGAAGGCAAACTGATCCCAGGGGACGAGATCATCATGATTAATGATGAGGCAGTCAGTTCAGCACCCAGAGAGAGGGTTATCGACCTTGTCAG GAGCTGCAAGGAGTCCATATTGCTAACTGTTGTTCAGCCGTACCCA TCACCCAAATCGGCATTCATCAGCGCAGCCAAAAAGGCCAAGTTAAAGACTAATCCTGTTAAAGTCCGATTCGCTGAAGAGGTCATCATCAATGGACAGGTCCCA GAAACTGTGAAGGACAACTCCCTTCTTTTCATGCCAAATGTTCTGAAGGTGTACCTGGAAAACGGGCAAACTAAATCATTTAAATTTGACAGCACCACATCCATTAAG GACGTCATTTTGACCCTGCAAGAAAAGCTATCTATTAAGAGCATCGAGCACTTCTCTCTGATGCTCGAGCAGAGAGCTGAGGGATCTGCCAGCAAACTCATGCTCCTGCATGAGCAGGAGATGCTAACTCAG GTGACGCAGAGGCCAGGGTCCCACAAAATGAAGTGCTTTTTTCGGATCACTTTTGTCCCAAAGGATCCCGTAGACCTGCTTAGAAGAGATGCAGTAGCATTTGAGTACCTATATGTTCAG AGCTGTAATGATGTGGTATTAGAGAGATTTGGGTCAGAGCTGAAATACGACATGGCTCTCCGTCTGGCTGCTCTGCAGATGTATATACTAACCATCAATACCAAACAGTCCCAGAAAGTTTCCCTGAAGTATATTGA GAAGGAGTGGGGTCTGGCGCTGTTCCTGCCTCCCGCAGTGCTGTCtagcatgaaagaaaaaaacatcaaaaaagcTCTCACTCACATCCTCAAGACCAACCAAAACCTGGTGCCGCCTGGTAAAAAG CTAACTGCTTTGCAAGCAAAGGTCCACTATCTAAAGTATCTCAGTGATTTGAGGCTTTATGGAGGACGCGTCTTTAAATCAACACTAGTC CAAGGCGAGAAGCACACAGAAGTAACTTTGCTGGTGGGGCCGAAATATGGCATCAGTCATGTGATTAACACCAAAACCAACTTGGTGGCTCTTCTGGCAGACTTTAGTCATGTCAACCGCATTGAGATGTACACAGAAGATGAAAACAGGGTTCGAGTGGAACTACATGTTCTGGATGTAAAG CCCATCACTCTCCTAATGGAGTCTGTTGACGCAATGAATCTGGCCTGTTTGACTGCTGGCTACTACAGATTGCTGGTGGACTCTCGACGCTCCATCTTCAACGTGGCCAAAAACACCGACAGCATGGAAACAA GTCACGCCACGAGAGCAAAGCAGAACTACCAACCCATTGAGTGTACATATAGTACACCCCACAAAGGAGGCGAGGACAGAAACAACCAGAGATGCAGCCAAGAATATTCTGACCAAGAGTGCGATTACCTCGATCGTGGCAGATGTGAAGGCCAGCCAGTCTACATAACTGAGATCCACCAACCCCAGCACTCAATTCACCATGCAGAGAGAGTGGAGTGCTGCAGAGTCTCATGTTCCCAAACATATATGAATGTCCCGAGACCCAAACCCCAAGACTCCTCCAGAAGTGCAAAGGTGTCCTTCATTTTTGGAGACCCACCCTTGGACAGCGTAAACCCCCAAAATCTGGGCTACCAGAGACTGATGGATGAAGGCCCAGAGATTTTAGACAATCACAGCCCCATGTACAGACGTCTCGAGGATGACTATAGGATGATAGAGGATGGGTATCAGTACTCTACCAAAATCTTTGGTCCTACTGAGTGCATCGAGGAGCCACTGCTGCATGATATCTGCTACGCTGAGACAACAGATGACGCAGAGGACGAGGATGACATCAGCTGTGAGGAAGACATGGTGATGAGTGACATTGACAAGCCTACGTTGCTCTCGCTCTCAGGGTCCAGCGATGACATCATTGACTtgacctccctccctcccccaccGGAGGGTAATGACGAGGAGGACAATGACGTACTGCTGCACTCTCTTAACATGGCCattgctgctcctcctcctggtTTCAGGGACAGCTCTgatgaggaggagcagcaggggGCTGGGATAAGGGCCCACGGGGCCTGCAATGATATCCCAGTGTCCCTCATAGATTCAGTACCCACCCATGGAGCAGAGGGGCCCGGGAAGCCACTGGATGATGCAGTGGTATCCACCTTACAGGCACTCGAAGCCCTCGCTGCATCTGAGGAACAGAGTCCAGCACAGTCAGAGAGTAGCACAG GTGTAGAAATATCGAGAGCATTTAGTCCGGATTCTTCTGATTCTGGCAATGAGACCAACTCCTCAGAGATGACAGAGAGCTCTGAGCTGGCCACTGCTCAGAGACACTCAGAGAACCACCTGAGAATGCATGTAGCCATGGCAGAAGGATACCACGCCATGAGTGAGGAAAAGACAGAGGTGAGTGCGCCCAGTGATGGTGGAGCAGGAGCTATGCAGTACAAACCCCAGGAgcaacaggaggaggaggccaaatcctcctctgtcacctcCTCACAGATATTTCACTCGAATGGCGGCGAGATGGAGCCAGAGACAATGGAAATAAAATCCGTGAGTGAATACTTCACTAAGATGCACATTGGCTCTCTAATGAGCAGGcagagaggaaaacagagagagactgagagCAGAATCCAGGGAGAGTCCTGCGATTCTGACAAATCAAACACGGCTTCTCAAGACTCAGCGAAGGAGGAGCTCCCTCATCTTGTTGGGAAATATAACGCTTTCACTGTGAGAGATTCCTATTACATGAACCAACTTGATCTGGGGCGAACTCATTTTAAAGACAGGCATCAAAAATGGCACCAGAGAGTGCCTGGAAACAAAATGGCTGAGAATCTCGCTCCAGAATGTGTGAGTGACTCACAGGCTTCCCACGCAGACAGGTTGACAGCAAAGGGAGAGAAGCAGGACTTAGATGAAAGAAGCCAACAGTTAAATGCCCATCTCATCTCCCCATCCAAAGGGCCCGTCCCTGCACAGGGCGACGCTGCTTCACAGGATAATGAGCGGCAGCAAACGAAGCTTTCACAGTCGGAGCCAGATGTCTCACGGTTATATGAATACCACGTGAGCAAGCGCATGTCATCAATTCAAAGCGAAGGCATTCATTCTCTCCAAAGCTCGCAGTGTTCCTCAATAGATGCAGGCTGTAGCACagggagcagcagctgtgtcaccCCTATGGACTCTCCCCTTTGTGCCACAGACAATATGCATGTACTGTCCGAATCTTCGCTCAAGGGGCTGAGTTATGTCACTGCGGAGGAGAAGGCTTATGGGGCCCACGGGCAAGGGAAGGTCAGCCACCCCATGGACCCCACCCTGCTGAGGAAGATCCATGCAGCTACCAGTGCTGAGCCTGGGTTTGGAATTACACGGGACAGCAGTCACAGAATGCCCAAGATAAAAGAAACCACAG CTTGCACACAGCTGAAGAAGGCTGGGAAAGAGTCATCTTTAGCTCTCTGTAATGAGACCAGTACCACCACCACAATCATGTCACCTTCATCATTACAAAGTAGCACAGAGCCCAAACGGCTAACACAGGCCAGCCCTGAGCCTGACCCACACACCCTGGCTTTTCCCTCAAGCGGATCTTCATGTGACCCAACAACAGGCAGCCTCCGGAAGCTGCGAAGGGTTCGGATgctcaggaggagctggagTACCTTAATGCCAGGTTCCAGGAGCTTAGAAGTACTGTTTGAAAAGACCAAAGCCATACTTACAGGGAAGAATGATAGTCAGAATTTACAGTTTCAAGATCCCCCAAAAGAGCAGATGACATTTTCTGCCAAAACCTTACCCACGAGCTTGTCCCAAGGTTCAGTTGCCTGTAATTCAACTGGTGAACAGCTGCTAAGAGGAGCCTCTCTGTTGATGCCCGAGCAAACAGCACCGAGGCTGGATACAGGTGCATGGAAGTGCCGTGGGCCGTTCAGTCACTGCTTCCTCAGGAGAAAGTCGAATACTCATGCCGGTGATGAAGGTGGAGAGATAACCTCACATGATCTGCACTTTGACAGCTCAGTTTCTTTCTATGGCAAGGAAAACACTATCTTGAGAAACTACAAAGCTGAATGGAGCAAAATGGCCTCATATATGAAGAACATGAGCCTCAAAGATCGGCTTGCTCACATTAACTCAATGAAAGGAAAAACCTACAGCCTTCACACGGGGTTCGCACTTGCACGGAAGGATGCCTTAGAGATGATTGGTGTGTTGCGTTCAAGTGTAGGCCAGCCTTCCAGAATTGCCATGCCTGAGGTCAGCGAGGCTGACATGGAAACGTTCGCCCAGCTGCTTCTCATGCAGGCCAAAGTGCTGAGCAGCGCCTGCAGTCAGATGGCGGTGGAGTACAGTAGCCCAGAAGAGCTGCTGCTCACGCTGACGCACAGCTTCCACACTCTGTGCTGCCTAACGCAAGCCTGCATGTCACTAGTAGAAGGCCTGAGCACCGACAGTGAACGGCGCGAGGTGGTAGCCAAGGTGGATGAGGTCGTCATGAACTACGTGTGTCTTCTGAAAGCTGCTGAGGCAGCTTCAGGAGGCTCCCCCGGTGACCAAAGTGTGAATGCATTGTCACATTATTCTGCCACCATGTCTGCTATTCTAAACACACTAACTCACTCACTGAACACACtgctaaacaaaaaaactgttattttgTCTTGA
- the LOC113007490 gene encoding FERM and PDZ domain-containing protein 4-like isoform X2, with product MDPDDNELGIFTVIHHRTKSSGWPPPSGTWSASQGPPNGWDMGTNREGRDCYINHVSQSNSLEEVRLDGDKFVPPAPRKVEMRRDPVLGFGFVAGSEKPVVVRSVTPGGPSEGKLIPGDEIIMINDEAVSSAPRERVIDLVRSCKESILLTVVQPYPSPKSAFISAAKKAKLKTNPVKVRFAEEVIINGQVPETVKDNSLLFMPNVLKVYLENGQTKSFKFDSTTSIKDVILTLQEKLSIKSIEHFSLMLEQRAEGSASKLMLLHEQEMLTQVTQRPGSHKMKCFFRITFVPKDPVDLLRRDAVAFEYLYVQSCNDVVLERFGSELKYDMALRLAALQMYILTINTKQSQKVSLKYIEKEWGLALFLPPAVLSSMKEKNIKKALTHILKTNQNLVPPGKKLTALQAKVHYLKYLSDLRLYGGRVFKSTLVQGEKHTEVTLLVGPKYGISHVINTKTNLVALLADFSHVNRIEMYTEDENRVRVELHVLDVKPITLLMESVDAMNLACLTAGYYRLLVDSRRSIFNVAKNTDSMETSHATRAKQNYQPIECTYSTPHKGGEDRNNQRCSQEYSDQECDYLDRGRCEGQPVYITEIHQPQHSIHHAERVECCRVSCSQTYMNVPRPKPQDSSRSAKVSFIFGDPPLDSVNPQNLGYQRLMDEGPEILDNHSPMYRRLEDDYRMIEDGYQYSTKIFGPTECIEEPLLHDICYAETTDDAEDEDDISCEEDMVMSDIDKPTLLSLSGSSDDIIDLTSLPPPPEGNDEEDNDVLLHSLNMAIAAPPPGFRDSSDEEEQQGAGIRAHGACNDIPVSLIDSVPTHGAEGPGKPLDDAVVSTLQALEALAASEEQSPAQSESSTGVEISRAFSPDSSDSGNETNSSEMTESSELATAQRHSENHLRMHVAMAEGYHAMSEEKTEVSAPSDGGAGAMQYKPQEQQEEEAKSSSVTSSQIFHSNGGEMEPETMEIKSVSEYFTKMHIGSLMSRQRGKQRETESRIQGESCDSDKSNTASQDSAKEELPHLVGKYNAFTVRDSYYMNQLDLGRTHFKDRHQKWHQRVPGNKMAENLAPECVSDSQASHADRLTAKGEKQDLDERSQQLNAHLISPSKGPVPAQGDAASQDNERQQTKLSQSEPDVSRLYEYHVSKRMSSIQSEGIHSLQSSQCSSIDAGCSTGSSSCVTPMDSPLCATDNMHVLSESSLKGLSYVTAEEKAYGAHGQGKVSHPMDPTLLRKIHAATSAEPGFGITRDSSHRMPKIKETTACTQLKKAGKESSLALCNETSTTTTIMSPSSLQSSTEPKRLTQASPEPDPHTLAFPSSGSSCDPTTGSLRKLRRVRMLRRSWSTLMPGSRSLEVLFEKTKAILTGKNDSQNLQFQDPPKEQMTFSAKTLPTSLSQGSVACNSTGEQLLRGASLLMPEQTAPRLDTGAWKCRGPFSHCFLRRKSNTHAGDEGGEITSHDLHFDSSVSFYGKENTILRNYKAEWSKMASYMKNMSLKDRLAHINSMKGKTYSLHTGFALARKDALEMIGVLRSSVGQPSRIAMPEVSEADMETFAQLLLMQAKVLSSACSQMAVEYSSPEELLLTLTHSFHTLCCLTQACMSLVEGLSTDSERREVVAKVDEVVMNYVCLLKAAEAASGGSPGDQSVNALSHYSATMSAILNTLTHSLNTLLNKKTVILS from the exons CCACGTCTCCCAGAGCAACTCCCTGGAGGAAGTTCGTCTGGACGGAGACAAGTTTGTTCCGCCAGCGCCCCGGAAGGTGGAGATGAGGCGAGACCCAGTGCTTGGCTTTGGATTCGTAGCAGGCAGTGAGAAACCTGTGGTGGTTCGCTCAGTCACGCCAG GGGGTCCATCAGAAGGCAAACTGATCCCAGGGGACGAGATCATCATGATTAATGATGAGGCAGTCAGTTCAGCACCCAGAGAGAGGGTTATCGACCTTGTCAG GAGCTGCAAGGAGTCCATATTGCTAACTGTTGTTCAGCCGTACCCA TCACCCAAATCGGCATTCATCAGCGCAGCCAAAAAGGCCAAGTTAAAGACTAATCCTGTTAAAGTCCGATTCGCTGAAGAGGTCATCATCAATGGACAGGTCCCA GAAACTGTGAAGGACAACTCCCTTCTTTTCATGCCAAATGTTCTGAAGGTGTACCTGGAAAACGGGCAAACTAAATCATTTAAATTTGACAGCACCACATCCATTAAG GACGTCATTTTGACCCTGCAAGAAAAGCTATCTATTAAGAGCATCGAGCACTTCTCTCTGATGCTCGAGCAGAGAGCTGAGGGATCTGCCAGCAAACTCATGCTCCTGCATGAGCAGGAGATGCTAACTCAG GTGACGCAGAGGCCAGGGTCCCACAAAATGAAGTGCTTTTTTCGGATCACTTTTGTCCCAAAGGATCCCGTAGACCTGCTTAGAAGAGATGCAGTAGCATTTGAGTACCTATATGTTCAG AGCTGTAATGATGTGGTATTAGAGAGATTTGGGTCAGAGCTGAAATACGACATGGCTCTCCGTCTGGCTGCTCTGCAGATGTATATACTAACCATCAATACCAAACAGTCCCAGAAAGTTTCCCTGAAGTATATTGA GAAGGAGTGGGGTCTGGCGCTGTTCCTGCCTCCCGCAGTGCTGTCtagcatgaaagaaaaaaacatcaaaaaagcTCTCACTCACATCCTCAAGACCAACCAAAACCTGGTGCCGCCTGGTAAAAAG CTAACTGCTTTGCAAGCAAAGGTCCACTATCTAAAGTATCTCAGTGATTTGAGGCTTTATGGAGGACGCGTCTTTAAATCAACACTAGTC CAAGGCGAGAAGCACACAGAAGTAACTTTGCTGGTGGGGCCGAAATATGGCATCAGTCATGTGATTAACACCAAAACCAACTTGGTGGCTCTTCTGGCAGACTTTAGTCATGTCAACCGCATTGAGATGTACACAGAAGATGAAAACAGGGTTCGAGTGGAACTACATGTTCTGGATGTAAAG CCCATCACTCTCCTAATGGAGTCTGTTGACGCAATGAATCTGGCCTGTTTGACTGCTGGCTACTACAGATTGCTGGTGGACTCTCGACGCTCCATCTTCAACGTGGCCAAAAACACCGACAGCATGGAAACAA GTCACGCCACGAGAGCAAAGCAGAACTACCAACCCATTGAGTGTACATATAGTACACCCCACAAAGGAGGCGAGGACAGAAACAACCAGAGATGCAGCCAAGAATATTCTGACCAAGAGTGCGATTACCTCGATCGTGGCAGATGTGAAGGCCAGCCAGTCTACATAACTGAGATCCACCAACCCCAGCACTCAATTCACCATGCAGAGAGAGTGGAGTGCTGCAGAGTCTCATGTTCCCAAACATATATGAATGTCCCGAGACCCAAACCCCAAGACTCCTCCAGAAGTGCAAAGGTGTCCTTCATTTTTGGAGACCCACCCTTGGACAGCGTAAACCCCCAAAATCTGGGCTACCAGAGACTGATGGATGAAGGCCCAGAGATTTTAGACAATCACAGCCCCATGTACAGACGTCTCGAGGATGACTATAGGATGATAGAGGATGGGTATCAGTACTCTACCAAAATCTTTGGTCCTACTGAGTGCATCGAGGAGCCACTGCTGCATGATATCTGCTACGCTGAGACAACAGATGACGCAGAGGACGAGGATGACATCAGCTGTGAGGAAGACATGGTGATGAGTGACATTGACAAGCCTACGTTGCTCTCGCTCTCAGGGTCCAGCGATGACATCATTGACTtgacctccctccctcccccaccGGAGGGTAATGACGAGGAGGACAATGACGTACTGCTGCACTCTCTTAACATGGCCattgctgctcctcctcctggtTTCAGGGACAGCTCTgatgaggaggagcagcaggggGCTGGGATAAGGGCCCACGGGGCCTGCAATGATATCCCAGTGTCCCTCATAGATTCAGTACCCACCCATGGAGCAGAGGGGCCCGGGAAGCCACTGGATGATGCAGTGGTATCCACCTTACAGGCACTCGAAGCCCTCGCTGCATCTGAGGAACAGAGTCCAGCACAGTCAGAGAGTAGCACAG GTGTAGAAATATCGAGAGCATTTAGTCCGGATTCTTCTGATTCTGGCAATGAGACCAACTCCTCAGAGATGACAGAGAGCTCTGAGCTGGCCACTGCTCAGAGACACTCAGAGAACCACCTGAGAATGCATGTAGCCATGGCAGAAGGATACCACGCCATGAGTGAGGAAAAGACAGAGGTGAGTGCGCCCAGTGATGGTGGAGCAGGAGCTATGCAGTACAAACCCCAGGAgcaacaggaggaggaggccaaatcctcctctgtcacctcCTCACAGATATTTCACTCGAATGGCGGCGAGATGGAGCCAGAGACAATGGAAATAAAATCCGTGAGTGAATACTTCACTAAGATGCACATTGGCTCTCTAATGAGCAGGcagagaggaaaacagagagagactgagagCAGAATCCAGGGAGAGTCCTGCGATTCTGACAAATCAAACACGGCTTCTCAAGACTCAGCGAAGGAGGAGCTCCCTCATCTTGTTGGGAAATATAACGCTTTCACTGTGAGAGATTCCTATTACATGAACCAACTTGATCTGGGGCGAACTCATTTTAAAGACAGGCATCAAAAATGGCACCAGAGAGTGCCTGGAAACAAAATGGCTGAGAATCTCGCTCCAGAATGTGTGAGTGACTCACAGGCTTCCCACGCAGACAGGTTGACAGCAAAGGGAGAGAAGCAGGACTTAGATGAAAGAAGCCAACAGTTAAATGCCCATCTCATCTCCCCATCCAAAGGGCCCGTCCCTGCACAGGGCGACGCTGCTTCACAGGATAATGAGCGGCAGCAAACGAAGCTTTCACAGTCGGAGCCAGATGTCTCACGGTTATATGAATACCACGTGAGCAAGCGCATGTCATCAATTCAAAGCGAAGGCATTCATTCTCTCCAAAGCTCGCAGTGTTCCTCAATAGATGCAGGCTGTAGCACagggagcagcagctgtgtcaccCCTATGGACTCTCCCCTTTGTGCCACAGACAATATGCATGTACTGTCCGAATCTTCGCTCAAGGGGCTGAGTTATGTCACTGCGGAGGAGAAGGCTTATGGGGCCCACGGGCAAGGGAAGGTCAGCCACCCCATGGACCCCACCCTGCTGAGGAAGATCCATGCAGCTACCAGTGCTGAGCCTGGGTTTGGAATTACACGGGACAGCAGTCACAGAATGCCCAAGATAAAAGAAACCACAG CTTGCACACAGCTGAAGAAGGCTGGGAAAGAGTCATCTTTAGCTCTCTGTAATGAGACCAGTACCACCACCACAATCATGTCACCTTCATCATTACAAAGTAGCACAGAGCCCAAACGGCTAACACAGGCCAGCCCTGAGCCTGACCCACACACCCTGGCTTTTCCCTCAAGCGGATCTTCATGTGACCCAACAACAGGCAGCCTCCGGAAGCTGCGAAGGGTTCGGATgctcaggaggagctggagTACCTTAATGCCAGGTTCCAGGAGCTTAGAAGTACTGTTTGAAAAGACCAAAGCCATACTTACAGGGAAGAATGATAGTCAGAATTTACAGTTTCAAGATCCCCCAAAAGAGCAGATGACATTTTCTGCCAAAACCTTACCCACGAGCTTGTCCCAAGGTTCAGTTGCCTGTAATTCAACTGGTGAACAGCTGCTAAGAGGAGCCTCTCTGTTGATGCCCGAGCAAACAGCACCGAGGCTGGATACAGGTGCATGGAAGTGCCGTGGGCCGTTCAGTCACTGCTTCCTCAGGAGAAAGTCGAATACTCATGCCGGTGATGAAGGTGGAGAGATAACCTCACATGATCTGCACTTTGACAGCTCAGTTTCTTTCTATGGCAAGGAAAACACTATCTTGAGAAACTACAAAGCTGAATGGAGCAAAATGGCCTCATATATGAAGAACATGAGCCTCAAAGATCGGCTTGCTCACATTAACTCAATGAAAGGAAAAACCTACAGCCTTCACACGGGGTTCGCACTTGCACGGAAGGATGCCTTAGAGATGATTGGTGTGTTGCGTTCAAGTGTAGGCCAGCCTTCCAGAATTGCCATGCCTGAGGTCAGCGAGGCTGACATGGAAACGTTCGCCCAGCTGCTTCTCATGCAGGCCAAAGTGCTGAGCAGCGCCTGCAGTCAGATGGCGGTGGAGTACAGTAGCCCAGAAGAGCTGCTGCTCACGCTGACGCACAGCTTCCACACTCTGTGCTGCCTAACGCAAGCCTGCATGTCACTAGTAGAAGGCCTGAGCACCGACAGTGAACGGCGCGAGGTGGTAGCCAAGGTGGATGAGGTCGTCATGAACTACGTGTGTCTTCTGAAAGCTGCTGAGGCAGCTTCAGGAGGCTCCCCCGGTGACCAAAGTGTGAATGCATTGTCACATTATTCTGCCACCATGTCTGCTATTCTAAACACACTAACTCACTCACTGAACACACtgctaaacaaaaaaactgttattttgTCTTGA